The Oryctolagus cuniculus chromosome 12, mOryCun1.1, whole genome shotgun sequence genomic interval GAAATGAAAGAGCACAACattctaaatgaaaaaatatgtataaaattgtATCTGCAGCATGAtcacaaaaaaatgttaaaatacataTGCATAGGGCCGGCATcgcagcacagcaggttgagccaccacctgcattgcagacatcccatatgggtgcaggtttgaggttcggctgctccacttcccatccagatccctgctaatgcacctgggaaagcagctgaagatggctcaagtgcctgggcccctgccacccatgggggagacctggatggtgttcagggctctgggcttcagcctggcccagccccagccccagccccagccccagcccagccccagctattgtaaccatttggggagtgaaccagcaagttttctccctctctctctttctctctctccccccaccctgccaccatctgcctttcaaataaattttttaattaaaaaaaaacattgatttaaAGACATAAGTAAGTAAACACAAATTTATCCAATGAATATAATAGTCCTTTAAATATAGACTTGAGAGTAGAGAATGAAGGGGAAATGAGacaaaggagagtcagagagagaaatcaaagcACCCCCTAGAAGTAGAGTGTGAGCATATtagtggggaggcagagagagccggGGGTCTGGAAGCCGAGGTcaccctccctggccctgcccaggctccGGCCGTGAGCCTCAGCGTGTTTCACCGCCCCCCAGGGCTCACGGGCTTTCACCCCTCAGCAGACCTGGGCTGAGGGCAAGACCCCATGGGAGCATAAAAGCGTGTGCGgggcttcctctggctctccacGCAGCTGGGGAGCTGTAGCTCAAGTCTGCAGCAAAGCTCAGTGCCCTCGGTGTGCCCAGGGAGGTGTCGGGAGGCAGGCAGGAGACACAGGATGTCTGGGAGTGAGGGGGGGATCTGGGTCCTGGTGGGGGGGTTAGCTGGAGAAAGCCCAGCCCAGTCAGGGGGCCAGGAGATAACTGGGGGATAAGCCGGCGGGTGGTAGATGGGGACGGACGGAGGGAGCTGCTGCGGGCTGCTGTCAGACGTGAGGCCTTCATTGCTAGGAGCTGAGAGCCAGAGATGGCCTGGAGCTACAAGGTGTCAGAGGGAGAGCAGCTGCACAGGACGGGTGGCAGTGGGCAGCCACAGCGGCAGGACGCAGGCCAAGGCTGTGGCGGCCTCACCAGGCTCGAAGACCCAGCAGGACAGCTTTCCCTTTGGGTGCCACGGATGTGCGGGGACCATGAGGGAATGGAGAGGGATGGCAGGAGGGGAGCCCGAGACCACCTGAGTAGGCTTCTGTGGCCCTCCCTGCAGTacctcccaggccctgggcagttTAAAAACTCCCTAATCCACTCAGAGTCCTGAGTCTCACTCTGCAaaccaggaaactgaggcacaaagaaggGAACTGATTTGCCTGAGGTCATGGCTGGTGTCAGGTCCTGAACTTGAAGCTGGGGTCTCTGCTCCTGAAGGGAATGTGTCAGCCTGGGCTCTCACTGAGAGGCCTCCAGACCCAGCCATCCCGGGCCAGCAGCACGGGCACAACAGGAGGCAAGGTGGCTGGAGCTCTGCGGGGCAGGCCCTGGCGGGGCAGGATGTGGGCTTGAGTAAAACCAAACTTGGGATTATCAGAGGTTTCACTTGGCTACAGTTTCTGTCCCTCAGCCATGCtttttcacacacacattcacccaGCAGAGGGAGCTAGGCCCGGCAGACTGGCATGGGTGTGAGCGCCCACCTCAGCAGGTGTCCAGGTGTGCCTCAGAAATATCTCTACAGGAATAACACCACGCCAAGCACCCTTACAACCTCTTGGTACTAACACCTCACGTGGGATACCACCCTTGTTCTCTGAGCCTAGTTCCTTGTAAGTCTGTGTTTGGCTTTGTTCTCCCCAACATGCCCTTTAAAAACCCTTCCAGCTCCAACTCCAGGCAGTGTTCTCTGGATATCTGCCCCTCGTACCCGCAGAGAGAACACTTTCGTATAGGCCCTTCAACACCGACCCTTCCATGGGTCCTGACCTGCCAGAGAGGAACACCTGGGCCAGCGGTTGAGGTTTAAGGCTGTACAGGGTTCCCTTCATGTTCAAGTTAAGAACTGGAGGGAGGGTCCTCCACCCTGAGCCCCTGCGCCCCATGCACTGTCAGAAGGATCGGAGCAGGTTAGAAGGCTTGGGATTGCCCCAGCTGAGCGCTGTGCTCTAGCTAGGAGACAGAGAGCGAAGGGTGCCCCACCCACCTGGTGAGGTCATGGGAAAGCAGCTCTGGCACTGACACCTGGGGAAACCCGTTTCCAGGCTGCTTCCCACGCTAGCTGTCCTGGGAACCAGCTAAGCCCCAAGCAGGgagccccacacctgccccccgCCAAGTGCAGTTCCCAGCACACTGtccctcctgggccaggccccacccTTCAACCTAGCCTCAGTCCTTTGGTGCCCAATCCATCTGACCAGGGCCCTGGGCCTTGGCGAGGGACATGCGGGAGCGAACGGTCCAGCAATCCAGGAAAGGACAGAGACAGCAGCTTCAGAAACTTAAGGTTTTATTTGCATCCTCTGCACTGCTCTACCTCCTAGGCTGTGACCTTAGGGAAAGGGATGACCCCAAACCCTTCCTCCTTCAGGCTCTAATTGgcagctcctccccctcccttcgcTGGGCCTTGACTCTCACTTCCTGCCCcgctcctggcccagccagttCGGGCAGTGCCTGGGGAGCCCTGAGACCCAGTTcttcccagggcccagccccgccctccctggCCTTGCAGGCTGAGGGCAGCACGGGTGTCAGCAGCTCCTCGCAGCCCCGctcccctgctctgctcctcgCCTTCCTCCTCCCGAGCCCAGCCCTCAGCTGAGCCTCCAGTCCCACACTCCCAGGCTTcacctgcttctccctctctcaacctCTCACTGGCCTCCGCCTTACCCATGCCATCcctgcctgtctcctgccatGGCTGGCCACCTTCCAGCCCACCGGGACTCCTGCTGCCCATGGGCCGAGAAGGCTGACCTGCAGGCCCATGACACAAAACTGGGAACTGGGTCCCAAACGGCTCAGGGGTGACTGACACTGTTGGGACGACCCCATCAGAAATCAAAGTGCTAGATTTTGCTCTGTGAGCCTTGACCAAAGAAATCCAAACCGGAGCCTTCCCTGCTCCGGGCCCTGGGCTCCCCCTGGCTTATCAGAGTGGGCAGTTAGAGGCCCATGTCCCCACAGTGCACACAGGGGAACTGTGCCCCCCCCCGGGGCGGCCAGGCCCCACGAGGCCCCACGCCCCATGTTCCAGGAGTCTCTGGCCCCCACCCCATCCGTCGACCGCCGCTTCTCAAACAAAGCAGAAGAACTTCTTCCAGCGGCAGCGGGACAGGGTGCGCACACCTTTGGCGTTGAGCTTCTTCTCCAGCCGGGCCTTGTGCTCGATGGCGCTCAGAATGGCCGAGTCGAACACCTCCTTCAGGTTCTTCTGCGTCAAGGCCGAGCACTCGAGGTAGCAGCAGGCCCGGATCTTCTCCGCCAGACCCTGGGCCTGCGGCTGCGGCACCGGGCCCTCCCGGCCGCCTTGGTCCAGCTCAATCAGTACATTGACATCGTCCCTCAGGTCggcctgggtgcccaccagcagCACCGGCGCCTGCGGGTTGTGGGTGCGGATCTCGGGCAGCCATTTCTCTGTGATGTTCTGGAAGGAGCTGGGCTGCACCACGCTGAAACACGCCAGGAAGACATCGGTGTCCGGGTAGCAGAGGGAACGCAGCCGGTCGAAGTCCTCCTGCGGTGGCAAGGCCAGGCAGGGCGTTAGTGGGTTAACTCCCCGCCACACACAACAGGAATCCGCTTCTCCTCTGGGGCCCAAGACCTGCGACTCCAGGAGACCAAGGCCTCCTCCAACAGCccacctctcccccagccctcccccctctccccaccccacccctctgccGCGCCCAGCTTCTCACCTGTCCCGCTGTGTCCCAGAGCTCAATGCGCACCGGGGCGCCATCCACCAGGACTTGCactgcaggggcggggcggggaaaGCCCGAGTTAGGAAGAGCGCCCTCGGCCCCACCAGGCCTCACGAGCGCCACCTCGGGGCCCGCTCTCCGCCGGCTCCCcgggatgccccccccccccccgcgtccTCCCGCCGCGACGACCCCACCCCGAGCCGCGCGGTCCCAGGGACGTTGAACGTACCGGAGAAGGTGTCCAGCGCCGTGGGTCGGTAGCGCGCGGGGTACCCATTGCAGGTGTAGCTGACAATGAGGCTGCTCTTGCCCACCGCGCCGTCGCCCACCAGCACGCACTTGATGCCCAGCTCCGGGGGCGCGCTGCGCCGCCGCGGAGGAGGGGTCGGGGCCCGGAGAGGGGGCGGCTCGGCCTCGCTCAGCTCCCGCGGCGGCATGGCCCGCTccgggggcagcagaggggccagCCCGGGACCAGGCTCCGCAGCACTCAGGGAAGCAGATTCCACGGGCTGCCTCCGACCGACAGAGTGCCGGCAGCGCTCGCCCGCCCGGCGCTACCCGCGGGTATATATAGCGCCCCGCCCCCTCATTTGCATGTCCCGAGCGGCCCCGGGCGCCGCCCACCGGCCGGGACCTCCCTCGGCTGCGGAGCGGAGGAGGCCGGGCGGGAGGTGGCGAGGCAGCGGGTGGCTGCGAAGACAAAGCCTTGCCACCCAACACACCGAGCTCCAGGTACCATGCCGGAGGTGGACATCCAGGATTTATTGTTTGGAGGAGGGGCGACATTGCAGAACACATAAATTCTGCCTGTTCAAATTAAACAAACGCTCGAACTGAACCTTTTCCAAGTTAACACAAAAATCCATACCTATGTCTGAACAAGTGTTTAAAAGTCAGGATGGTGATTTTATGAAAGAAGAATGCGTTAGAACACACGGACGGCAGAGGCGCACAGACGCTCCAGCAGGCGACAATGGCCGGTGCTCGCTGTGGCGGAGGAGCTGTGGCTGGAGCCTGCCGGAGCGCAGGCCTCAGCACTCCCGCTCCGCTCAGCAGCAGAAGGCCGGCTGGAAGGATGTTCCAAGGACAGTCCCCGGCTCGCATGCTTTCTAACTTGGCACTACTATCTTCATCACCATCTCAAGTGCATAATAACCACCTGTGCACGCAGGTGATGCTCTTCGGGGCCACCCACTGGCCTTGCCCTGGAAGGAGTCTGCACACCGACAGGTCTCCCAGGTAACCCTGGAAAGGTCACCCAGAGAGCAAGCCACGACGCTCATTTTGGCTCTTGATTGCGGCCACACCAGTGACACCAGGCCCAGAACGCTTTCCCTGGTCCCCAGGCTGTCTGCCTCAGCCATGGGACATCACTGGAGTGTCTCACCCAGGGAGTCAGCCATggagagttgggggggggggggggacaggaggAGAGACAACGAATATAAGGAAAAGAGCCAGTCTCATTTTTGAGAGTTGGTAGTATAAAAATCCACGATCCAAATATCTGCATCTTTTGGAAAATACCTGAAAAGCCCTGTTCTTTACTTTCCTGCCTTGTCTTTgctttcttccccttctctctcgtTCTTTTCTCccctctgtcttctttctttctcttttctctctctttttctttattattattattattattattattattgagtcCAAATGAGAAGACAGCAGCTAGAAAGTAGATGACTTAGCTGTTAAAATCTTAGCTTTGGGGAACTGGTAGGATCCCCACTACCCACGTCCACATCCACATGCCTTGTGTCTGCACACGTGGGGAGGCCAATCATTCCTAACTGAAGCCCCAGGCCTTTAGGACTTCTCAGACACAGCCACGTGTGTTTCTTCATCTGATGAGTAAGAGGGGCCTGAAGTGTTGTCCTCCCATCCTGCCCAGATGTATCCTGCCCAGAACATCCAAAAGTTGTTCCTTCTGCTCtcctggaaagggagagggattaaaaaaaatttatttatttatttgaaagagttacagagagagagagagagagagaggtcttccatccgctggttcactccccagttggctgcaactgccggatccgaagccaggagccaggagcttcttccgggtctcccacgtgcgtgcaggggcccaaggactcgggccatcttccactgctttcccaggccatagcagagagctggatcggaagaggagcagccgagactcgaaccagcgcccgtatgggatgccggcactgcagggggtggctttacccgctacgccacagcttcGGCCCAGGAAGAGAAATTTCAAAGACCTGGGCATCTGGAGACTTGTCTCAGCTCACCAGCTGTGGACTCCTCAAAATCACTTCCTCTGTCTCCGCACTGTAAATGACAGGTGAAGTTTATCTCTGAGACCCTGGTGATGCTGGCAACCTGGGATCTGGGGATCCCAGGGAAGCCGCCAGCCCAGGTGTCTGGGACAAAATTActgcacacacagggacacacacaaacgCACAACACACATACGAGCTCTTGTCCTTTTACCTGGGTTTCAACAATAGCTTTATTGTAGCTGTGCATTTGGGGATAAGCCTGTTTAATCCTGCCTGCAGTGGGGGAGAGGGTACAGTCTGGACACAAACGGGGGGAGATGTCTGCTGGGAAGAGTAAAGCCCTGACTTGGCCTGAGACAGCCATTCTTCTCTGGCCTCATGGGTGGGGACACTTCTGACCTAGGTCCCTCCTTGTGAGCTGGTTTAGGGAAGGGGTAGGGAGGGGACAACCTGGGGAGCTGGTGAGTCACCTCTGTCTCAGCTGAAGACTCGCAATTCTGGCTGCCGCTGCTGGGAAAGCGCTCTCCTCTGGGTGGGGTGGGTCTCCCTCTGGCCCCTCTCCTCTTGCAGACCCACATTTACTAGGATCGAACCGTGGCTGCCGTTCTCTGGAGATGTGCTAGATCCTAGGACTGGGGCAGGAACTGTGCATAAGCAGGTGCTacacaagcaagcaagcaagcaacagGAAGATGGGGGTGTTTCAGATGGGCACAGGGCCCACCTGAAGGAGCTTCCAGTGGCCCAAACTGGAATGATTTGAGCCACAAAATCAAGAgcattggattctttttttttatttttttatttattattattattttttttgacaggcagagtggacagtgagagagagagagacagagagaaaggtcttcctttttcccgttggttcaccctccaatagccgccgcggttggcgcactgcagccggcgcaccgcgctgatctgatggcaggagccaggtacttatcctggtctcccatggggtgcagggcccaaggacttgggccatcctccactgcactccctggccacagcagagagctggcctggaagaggggcaaccgggacagaatccggcgccccgaccgggactagaaccctgtgtgccggcgccgcaaggtggaggattagcctagtgagccgcggcgccggccaaggagcATTGGATTCTAACACAAAGTAGAAAAGAAACTTCCCTAAGTCCACAGTGACATAAAGAAATGcttgaatacataaatgaatgagaGCGAACAGACAAATCTGTGTAGAATTCCCAATAAAAACCGCGGATATTCTGCCTTCAGGGGCACAGAGCAGGAACTCCCACTCTGTTCACAGTGGCTTCCTTCCAAAGAGTACAGTATGAAAAAGGTGAGGAACAATAACAGCAAAAGAAAAGCCATAACCTTACAGTGGAGAATCCTAGCAAACAGCCGGTGATTGACGGTCCACTCGAGTGGCAGAGGCCAGGCGGCAACCTGACATTGAGTGCCCGTCAGATGAAGGATGGGCATGTAATGCGGGGTGATGGGCAGGATTCGGGAAAAGAAAGAAGGCGTTAGGTAAAGACTAGGGAAATGTACAGGAAGTATGCAGTTTAATTATTAATAATCTCTCCGTACCAACTCACTAACTGTGACAGACGCGTCATGCTAATGCAAGACATCCACGGCGTGGACCAGGGTATGAGGTACAGGGAAGCGCTCTGTGCTACctgctctgttttttgtttttttttgtttgtttgtttgtttttttttttcatgaatctaAAGTGTTCTCAAATGAACAgtgcattaaaaagaaaacactagcCCTGCCACTGAGGCCCGAGAGTTAGGGGCTCTTCCCTGGGACCAGTGAGGGGCAGGCAGTCCAGGAGACAGCAAGCCAATCAACCGCCGCAGGTGTGGTCAAGTTCTTGGCAGGCATTTTTGTTAATCTCTTATCTTATTCAAGTTTCCTGCAAACATTTGGACGCCTACAGCaaaacctcaacaacaacaaaaacccaccccctgctgccaaaaaaaaaaaggggttaACAATAAAACCAAGAGTTCAGTCCCAAAGCTCAATGCAAGATTCTTTGTTGAGAGAAATGCACTTCATGCCAAAGTCTTTTGGTTTcttaagaagtatttatttgaaaggcagagaggtggagtgaaagagggagagactaagagagagatcttccttccgctgtttcactcctcaaatggccacaatggcccagggttgggccagggcaaagacTGGtgcctgggactccagccagttctcccacagggtagcagggcccatgctcttgggccatcttctgctgctttcctaggtgcattagcagggagctggatgggaagcagagcagccaggacacaaaccagcactttgCTGTAGACTGCCAGCATCCCGAGTGGCCGCTTACaccctgcgccacagctccagccccacaccatgttttctattttttctgcaCACTGCACCCCAAAAACACCCCTAACTAGACCTGTTGCTTAGGGTGGGCCAGAGATTCTATGGGCAGGCCAGAAGatgcaagaaaaataattttatattgaatacttagcaaaaataccaatgatactactaaaatataataaaaagtgCACACTGCGTGAGATTTCTGATTAAATGGGGTCACCAAGGTTCCTTTATCTGGTGACAGTAATCGTGTCCTGTGTatggccaccacaaaacacaccaaacaccaagttagaggaaaggtttactGTCCGGTGGGAGTAAGAGAGCTTGAGGGAGAGCACACGTTCGGGAACAGGTCTTGTTAAACCtttgcaggggcaggcagggaagtaggagcagcaaatcccattagggtgggggtggagttgacagcggtggttgggccatgggggtTAGGACCAAAGCCTACTATGCAAGGTGACGACTGCGGCCAAGGCCTAAAATGGCGTCTGAGGCATAAatggtgccacagataagactgcgccattttactaataTCCTGGGCCCAGCTGGCCTCATCATGTGTAGGGCAGCCCTGCAGCCGCCAGGGTCCCCACACCCACCGACCACCCTTCGGCTTTCAGCTCCTGGGTTTCTGCCTTcgtttccctcccaccccacccccctctacacacacaccctgcctccAGGCCTCCACGCCTCCacacctccctccacctcccctccaTTCAGCTGATCCCTATTGCTGCTAaacactcccccctccccacctgccattTCTGCCCGGTGTTGCCCTGGCCAGGTGTTTGGAGattggagagtgagagtgaacaCCTAAAGCAATCACTCAAAAGGACTCCTCCTTCCTTTAATTAATTGAGTTTCCCTTCTATCCACCTTAACGTGTTATCGGTGTCAATTCTCTGTAACAATGCATCTGGATCCtctggatcctttttttttttgatcctttttttttttttaaagatatatatgtatatatatattatttatttgaaaggcagagttacagggagaaagagagagagatcttctactcaggttcactctccaaatggctgcaatgatcaaggctgtgccaggcctgccctggagctgcttctgggtctcccacgtgggtgcaaggggcctcaggcattagggccatcttctgctgctttcccaggagcactatcggtgagctggattggaagtggagctcccACCGGTCTTGAACCAGGGCCTATTTGGGATTCCTGagctccttcctttctttaaagtgctgacttcctctctttctctccgtgcTGTCTGGCACAATAGCCACCTCCCTGCCTTCACTTTGTTCacccaatgcacctgggagacagcaaacgATGGCTCACGTACctgagtcctggcctctccacacggcagacctggacggagttcctggctccaggctttggcctggcccagcctgccatTGCTGCTGCCCCTTGGGGgttgaacaagcaaatggaagatttctctcccccaccccatcactctgccttttaaataaattaacctttaaaaaaaaaaaaagatgtcagatAATGTAACTAAAGTAAGTGCGGAATCAGAATAAAACCTTAAATAATCAGAATAAAAGCTTAAATAATAAAGTGTACAAACTGTGGACAGTCTTTCCCACTAGGGGGAAGCCTGTTTTATGTGACACGCAGATATGTGTAACGAGCATGAAGCACATGTTTGCTTAGTATCATGTTGCTTATCAGCATTTGCTCCTTTTTAAATATGAaacatggctggtgctgcggcgcagtaggttaatgccctggcctgcagtgccggcatcacatatgggtgccagttcaagacctggctgctccacttctgatccagctctctgctatggcctgggaaagcagtggaagatggccaaagtccttgggccccctgcactgggaagcagctcctggctgctggctttggatcggcacagttctggccattgcagccaaatgggagtgaaccatcggatggaagacctctgtccgtctgtctctctctgtaactctgactttcaaataagtaattaaatcttttttaaaaatatgaaacatgttcattttgcaaagaaagaaaagtttctgAAATCTAAGAAAACATTGTGTGTTtagggaaaaagaagaaatgcagtaACGAGTTAACAGGGATTATTTGTGAGTGACAGGATTCTAAAGTTCGCTCTCGTGTACTCGTGGCAGAGATTCTTTGCAAGCCCCCTGTGGGCCGGGCACTGCCCAAGGTGCTGAATGTTCAGCGGTGAACAAGCAGGGCCCATCCTCTGTCCCCCCACCTTGCTCTGCCCCACATCAGCCCCTCTCGGACTGCACTGCCTGCTTCGCTGACTCGAGACACATCATTTCCTGTGTGCACATCTTGCACTTCAGCTGGGCTGCAAGCAGCGAAGTCTGTGCACAGCTTCaagcccctgctcccagcccatCTGTATCGCACCCCAACTATTTGTAGGGAGCAAGAATAAACCGACAGTGAGGTGTGGTTTGCCAAATGAAAGGACTGAAGGGCAGCCCCGCCTTTCCTGATGCCACAGGCCCTTGTCCAAAAGGTCAAGCCCTGGGACCAGCCAAATCCTTAATTGCTTCTCCCCAAAGACTGGTTCAACTGGCCCAAGCCTCCTCTTGAACATAAGCTGAGGCCTGCTCCCATTGAGGCCCATCCAAGTCTCTGGGGTTAACCCTGGAACATGGGTTCTCatttgatgatggtgatgatggtgatcgTGACCATGAGCAGCAACTCTACAAAAGAAGGACCCACTAAGCACTCATTCAATGTATCACATCACTCCAAATTCACTTGCCACTGCTTACATAAATTTGTATGTTATGTAGTTGCAATCAGGGATGATATTTAAGTTGCATGTACCAAGTTGTATGGCCTCAGAAAAGATGCCAGACCCTGGGCTAGAGCAGCTTTCTGCAAGATCCTCGCTATGCCTGATGTGAACCCTTTAGTGGCTGGATCTTAGGAAGGAGTGGCTGGGAAGCAGACATGAAATGAagcatggaggggccggcgctgtggtgtagtgggtaaagccgccacctgcagtgccagcatcccatatggacaccattttgagtcccagctgctccacttctgatccagctctgctatggcctgggaaagcagtggaagatggcccaagtccttgggcccctgcacccaagtgagggACCtgtaggaaactcctggctcctggctttggatcggtgcagctctggccattgtggccatctggggagtgaactggcagatggaaaaccaaccaaccaacctccctccctctctctccctgactctgcctctgcctttcaaataaataaatttttaaaaatccacacttagggccggcaccgtggctcactaggctaatcctccgcctgcggtgccggcacaccgggttctagtcccggtcagggcaccggattctgtcccggttgcccctcttccaggccagctctctgctgtggccagggagtgcagtgaaggatggcccaagtgcttgggctctgcaccccatgggagatcaggagaagcacctggctcctgccatcggatcggcgcggtgcgccggccgcagcgcgctagccatggaggccattggagggtgaaccaatggcaaaaggaagacctttctatctctctctcactatccactctgcctgtcaaaaaaaaaaaaaaaaaatccacacttaGTTTTCTCACTCTACACActttccatgacctttctgagACCGCTCACACGTGCCCTGGGCAGGGCTTTGATACCACTCAGTGAGAAAGGGGATGACATTGCAGGGAGGGCAGGCTTTGTAAGAGCCAGGGCAGTGCCAGTAGGTCTGGACACAGCTGGAAGGGAACCAAACTGTAGAGAGCAGCGATCTACAACCCAGCGGGCACTGTTCACAGTGGCCCAAGGCCTTCTTGTCTTCAGCTTATTTTAACAGGAGCCAACCTTCCATCAGGACCCTGCCGGGAGCTGGTGAGCAAGAGATCCTGGTCCCCATCTGATTCTGGCAAGGGGAGAGTTGCAAGGAAGCCATTCCAGAGCAAAAGCAAACACCCAAGACCAAATACTGGAAAGTCCAGAGAGGTACAGGGCATTCTGGGAACATCCTTAGATCAGCTTGTCCAGAGCACTGATGATTACAAATGGGAATTTAATTGGGGATGGCACAAAGAGCTGCAGAGTTtccttcttcttcattttttataaagatttgtttgtttatttggaagacagagttacaaagagatattttccatctgctggtttgctttccaaatagctgcaatggccagagctaggccaggccaaagccaggagccaggcgctccatccgggtctcccatgtgggtgcgggatctagtatttgggccatcatcagtcaccaggagcattagcaggaagctggttcagaagcagagaagccaggactcaaaccagagctctcATAGTTCAAGTGGCGGCTTAAAACACCACATCTGAAACCCAGCGCTGACTCCTGGGTTTTCTTAATAAGTCTAGATATGCAGTCAGCCCTCCTGATCTGTGAGTTC includes:
- the RHOV gene encoding rho-related GTP-binding protein RhoV — protein: MPPRELSEAEPPPLRAPTPPPRRRSAPPELGIKCVLVGDGAVGKSSLIVSYTCNGYPARYRPTALDTFSVQVLVDGAPVRIELWDTAGQEDFDRLRSLCYPDTDVFLACFSVVQPSSFQNITEKWLPEIRTHNPQAPVLLVGTQADLRDDVNVLIELDQGGREGPVPQPQAQGLAEKIRACCYLECSALTQKNLKEVFDSAILSAIEHKARLEKKLNAKGVRTLSRCRWKKFFCFV